TCTGCGGTGCGTCCGCTGCGATGACGGCCGCGCCCGCCGCAAGCGCCTCGGCCAGAACGAGGCCCTGGGTTTCGGTCGTGCTTGGCATCAAGAACGCGTCGGCACTTGCGTAGAGGTCGGGCAGCCGTTCACGCGAGACGAGGCCCAAAAAACGCACCGCGCCGCCGATGCGAAGTTCCGCGGTTTCTCGATGCAGCTTGTCGCGCTGTGGACCCTCGCCGGCGATAATGAGCCTCAGCGAATCGTCGTTGGCGCGGGCGAGCGCGCGCAACAACAGCTCGACGTTCTTTTCTTTCCCCAAACGGCCAACATAAAGGAGCAAACGGCTTCCGCTGCGCGCGCCCAGCCGGGTTCGTAAACCATCGTCGCGTTGACCGGCGCCGAAGTGCGCGACGTCGATCCCGCTCGGCACGGTCTCGATCCGCGCGGTGACACCGAGCCGGCGGAGGTGCGCCGCCATCGCCGGCGTTGGAACGACGACGGCGTCGGCCCGGTTGGCGAAGGCGCGCGTTAAATGCGAAACGGCGAAGCGCGTCGCATGCGCGTCGAACGGTACGTAGTGGGCGTAGGCTTCGAGCTGCGTGTGATACGTAAAGACGAGCGGCATCCCATAGCGGCGCGCATAGCGAAGGCCCATCCAACCCGTGACGAACGGGGAATGCACGTGCACGAGCGATAGCCGTTTGATAACGCGGTTGAGATTTCGGCGGCTGACAAGCGGAAGCGTCAATCGGTACGGCGTGCGAATCGGAAGCGGCAGCGACGGCATCCGGAAGACGGGGCCATCGGGCTCGGGATAACCGGGGATGTGCGGCGCGAAACAGTAGACCTCGTGCCCGCGGCGGCGCAGCCCGTCGGCAAGGGCATCGACGGAGGCCACGACCCCGTTGACGACGGGGCGGTAAATTTCGGTGAAAAAGCCGATGCGGAGGCGCTCCATCGAGCGTCGTCTTCGGTTGAGCTCGAGTGAAGGCCCCCAGAAGGTGGGTCCTGCACCTTTGTGACTTTCAGCATACTCCAGGAGGTCGATGAGTATGCTATAGTGCCTGGGTCAGACCGGCCTGCCCGGGCGGAGAGCAGGTAGGCATCGAGTCTCTTGGCGTTTCCGTCGGATCCAATCGCCCGCGGCCGACTTGCGCCGCCCTCACCTACGACTCGCAGTTCATCGCTTCGTTCTTTCCGTGGTGTCGTTCGAAGCCCTGACGCGAGCCGAGAAGAAAGGACATCGGGTTGATAGGACGTTTGTTGTGTTCCGCTCTCGTCGTTGCGAGCTTGAGCCTGTATCCCGCTGTCGCGGTTACCGCCGCGACGCCCGCCGCGGTTACGAAGGTCACGTGGCACCGCGACGGCTTGATCACGTGGGATCGCGTCGAGCGGCGACCGATCGCGCCCCGCACGCTTCACCGTCTGACGATCGGTCTTTTCCCCGGCCAATCGCAGGTCATTGCGGCGGGAAGCCGAGGCCTCGCCGAAGTTCACGTTCGATACGAGCAACGGGATGGAGGGTCGGTTCGCCGCGTCGTACTCTGGTCGCAAACGATTCGAACGGCCCGCGCGCGCATTATCGCCGACGGTATCGGCGGCTCGCCCCTGGCAAGTTTCGAGGCACGCGGAATAGCGCGCATGGAGTACATGGCGCGTAGCGCGCTTGAGATGCTCGCCACGGCCTACACCGCCGATTCTGCGGGCGGCGGAGGCGTAACGGCGATCGGTCGGCGCGCAGGGCGCGGAATCGTTGCGGTTGATCCGCGGGTGATCCCGCTGGGCTCGCGTCTTTACATCCCGGGATATGGCCTCGCGGTCGCGGGGGATACAGGCGGTGACATCGTTGGCCGGCGCATCGATCTCGGCTTCGACACGCTCCGCGATGCGATGATGTTCGGCCGCCGCGCCGTCATCGTGTATCGACTGAAGTAACGTAGAATACAGCGGAGTGTTCACTCCGCGTCAGCTTCTCATCCAGGCCGGCCTTCGGCCGAAAAAGCGCTACGCGCAGAACTTCCTGCAGAACGCATCGGCTGCGCGCAAGATCGCGCGGCTCAGCCTCGCGAACGCCCCCGCGCAGACGCGCACGCTCGAGATCGGCGCTGGTACGGGCGCGCTCACACTTGCGCTCCTCGAAGAAGGCGCCGACCTTACCGCGATCGAGATCGACGCCGATCTGGTGAACGTGCTTCGTTCGCGACAGGACCTAGCGCGCGCGTCCATTCTTCACGGCGACGCTTTGACGTTCGACTATCGCGCCTGGGCCGCAGGCCACCATTGGAATGTCGCGGGGAACCTCCCATATAACGTCGCAACCGCCGTCCTCTTGTCCCTCATCGAAATGGAGGATGGTCCGTTTGCGCTGACCGCGATGGTGCAGATCGACGTGGCGCAACGCCTCGTCGCCGCGCCCGGGACGGCGGCGTACGGCAGCCTTTCCGTTGCGGTGCAATACGCGATGGAGACGCAGCAGGTCTTCACGCTTTCGCCCGGATCGTTTTTCCCGTCACCCAAAGTTCGCTCGGCTGTCGTGCGGCTCGAGCGGCGCGACGAGCCGCTCGTGCGTCCCCGCGATGCCGCGATCTTTTGGAAGGTCGTACGCGGCGCGTTCGCGTACCGGCGAAAAACGCTCGCCAACAGTCTCGCGCTCGCACTCGATCTCGATCGGGCGACGATCGGGCGAGCGCTACGGGCGAGCAATCTTTCCCCGGAGCTTCGCGGTGAACGACTCGATCTCGCCGATTTCGCCCGTTTGGCCGACGCGCTGGCCGAACGATAGTTTTAAGGGCGTCGGAACCTGGCTGCTCGCCGGGTTCATTGCCGCTCTCTTCGTCGTTGCATTCATTGCCGGGTTGAGGACCAGCCGCGTCCCGGCGGTAACGCCGATTGAGTTCGATACGCTGATCGGACTGCAGTTCGTTATCGAAGGAATTCTCGTCGCGATCGTTCTCGCCGCATTGCCGTCGATGTCGAAACTGAGCCTGCGCGAGCTGGGCTTTCGCTTGCCGAACCGGGGCGCGCTTGGCACGGCGCTTGTGGGCGCGGTTGTCATGGTCGTCGTCGCCAACGGCGGCGCCTCTCTCATCGACTACCTTGCGCACAGTCAGCATCAGCAAGACATCGTGCAGATCTTCAAAGGGCTGCACGACTCGACGACGATCGCGCTTTTCGCCGCCTTTGCCGTAATCTTTGCGCCGTTCGCCGAGGAGACGTTCTTCCGTATCTTCTTCTTTAATCTCGGGCTACGCTACGTCGGGTTTTGGGGCGGCGCTGTCTTGAGCGGCGTGCTCTTTGGGATCGCCCACGGCGACCTCTACGCCGCGCTTCCACTCGCGCTGGGAGGGATGGTGCTCTGCGCTGTTTATTATCGAACGCGCAACGCCTACGCGTCGATGATTTCGCACGCGCTTTTCAATACGCTTTCGATCGTCGCGCTTCTGGTCGCGCCGAAGATTACGTAAGCTGGCGCGCCGCCTCGAGAACGGCGTCGGCACCGATCGCATGCGTATCGAGATAACGCAGACGATGGTGGAGCGAGGGCGGCTTCGTCGTTGTGGCGGGCCGGCGGTCGAAACCGCGGTCGCGCACGTACTTTCCGACCAAATGAACGGCATCCTGATTGGGTTCGTCGTACCAATCGGGATGGTGCGCGACCCAAATTCCGACGGTCGGTATTCCGCCTCGGGCAAGCGTCAGATGGAGCGGCCCGGCGGGAATGCCCACGAAGAGATCGATGCGGCGCGCCAGCGCCTTGAAGAGCGCGGCAAAGGGTTCGTCGAGGTCCCCGAAAAGCGCGCGAAATCCGGCGGCGCCTTCGCCGAGATCTTCATCATCCATTGAGATAAAGCGCCAATCGCGTACCGTGCGCATTGCCGCGACAACGGCGCGCGCTTCGCTACCATCGCCCCAGTTCTTGCGCGCCGCGGTTACGCCGCTTCGTAAGACGACGCCAAGTTTCGAACCGAGCGGCAGGAACCGGCGCAGCCGCTCGTCGAGACGCCGCTGCGTTGATGCCGCCACGCTAAAGTCGATGGTGTTGCGCAGCGGCGCGGACAGATCGAACTCGCGCAGGCGCCGCGGATCGACCAAAAGCCGGACGAGATTTCGCGCCTTGGTGTGAAAGGGATACGCCGTGCGGCCTTCGGTTTCCGGATAATCCGTCCAGAGCAGCGTATCCGGCGCAAAGCTAGAGACGCCGTTGCGCAGCGGCTCCGGAATCTCCAGGTCGACCATTCGGCCGTTGCACGCTTTGAGCCGCAGACCGAAGTGGGGTGCTCCAAACGCGGTGCCGTCTCCGGCTTGACGAACGCCGGTGAGTAGCGGCTGCACCAACGCATTGCCTTCCATGACGCTGACGTAGTCGTCGCCAAAGCGCGTCAGCGCATAGACGTTCGATGGTTCCAGTAAGGGTACGATCGCGCCGAGATGGACCCAGTCGCCTAAGCCGTGAGGCCAATAGATCAAGACGCGACGATCGCGCAACGCGGCAAAGCGGCCGCCGTCCTCGCGAAAGGCTTGGAGACGAAGCGTCGCCGGCTCGCTCACGGCGAAACTGGAACGCCGCCGCAGAGATGCGCAGGAGCGCGCCCGCCCAGCGCGGCGACGAAGGCCGCGGCGTTCGTGTCGTAACCCGGACAGTTCGGGAAACGCGGATCCGCTCGGGGATCGAGCCGAACGCTGCGATTCGCCGCCGCAACGGCCCATACGCCTTCTTCCCCGCGCTCGAG
This Candidatus Eremiobacterota bacterium DNA region includes the following protein-coding sequences:
- a CDS encoding glycosyltransferase; protein product: MERLRIGFFTEIYRPVVNGVVASVDALADGLRRRGHEVYCFAPHIPGYPEPDGPVFRMPSLPLPIRTPYRLTLPLVSRRNLNRVIKRLSLVHVHSPFVTGWMGLRYARRYGMPLVFTYHTQLEAYAHYVPFDAHATRFAVSHLTRAFANRADAVVVPTPAMAAHLRRLGVTARIETVPSGIDVAHFGAGQRDDGLRTRLGARSGSRLLLYVGRLGKEKNVELLLRALARANDDSLRLIIAGEGPQRDKLHRETAELRIGGAVRFLGLVSRERLPDLYASADAFLMPSTTETQGLVLAEALAAGAAVIAADAPQNREVLGGAGVVIPGTPEAFAAAFRSLGDATPGSSARARAAASRFGIDRHAESIESLYRSLTPAARIA
- a CDS encoding G5 domain-containing protein, with protein sequence MSLYPAVAVTAATPAAVTKVTWHRDGLITWDRVERRPIAPRTLHRLTIGLFPGQSQVIAAGSRGLAEVHVRYEQRDGGSVRRVVLWSQTIRTARARIIADGIGGSPLASFEARGIARMEYMARSALEMLATAYTADSAGGGGVTAIGRRAGRGIVAVDPRVIPLGSRLYIPGYGLAVAGDTGGDIVGRRIDLGFDTLRDAMMFGRRAVIVYRLK
- a CDS encoding CPBP family intramembrane metalloprotease, with amino-acid sequence MNDSISPISPVWPTRWPNDSFKGVGTWLLAGFIAALFVVAFIAGLRTSRVPAVTPIEFDTLIGLQFVIEGILVAIVLAALPSMSKLSLRELGFRLPNRGALGTALVGAVVMVVVANGGASLIDYLAHSQHQQDIVQIFKGLHDSTTIALFAAFAVIFAPFAEETFFRIFFFNLGLRYVGFWGGAVLSGVLFGIAHGDLYAALPLALGGMVLCAVYYRTRNAYASMISHALFNTLSIVALLVAPKIT
- the rsmA gene encoding ribosomal RNA small subunit methyltransferase A — its product is MFTPRQLLIQAGLRPKKRYAQNFLQNASAARKIARLSLANAPAQTRTLEIGAGTGALTLALLEEGADLTAIEIDADLVNVLRSRQDLARASILHGDALTFDYRAWAAGHHWNVAGNLPYNVATAVLLSLIEMEDGPFALTAMVQIDVAQRLVAAPGTAAYGSLSVAVQYAMETQQVFTLSPGSFFPSPKVRSAVVRLERRDEPLVRPRDAAIFWKVVRGAFAYRRKTLANSLALALDLDRATIGRALRASNLSPELRGERLDLADFARLADALAER